In Verrucomicrobiia bacterium, the sequence GCGCTCTATTCCTTTTCGTTTTGAAAGCCAAGGCAGTCGTATTATATTTATTCATAATCCATGAACTCTACTAAAATCGTCCAAGAATATTTAACTCAGTCTTTGCAAGCTATTAATGCATTAAATATTGAGCAAGTCACTCATGCCATTCAATTAATTCACGAGGCATGGCAAAATAACCGACAAATTATTATTTTTGGCAATGGTGGCAGCGCTTTGACCGCTTCTCATTATATTACTGACTGGAATAAATCTGCGATTTTAACCCATAGCAAAAAATTTCGCGGCGTTTGCCTAAACGACAACATGGGATTAATTACAGCTTACAGCAACGATATCTCCTACGAAAAAGTTTTTTCCGAACAATTAAAAAATGTTCTGGAACCTAAGGATTTAGTCATTGCCATTTCCGGCAGCGGTAATTCACCCAATATTTTAAATGCCATTAACTACGCTAATGAAAATGGAGGCACTACCTTGGGAATTTGCGGCTTCAATGGAGGCAAACTCAAGCAACTTGCCCAACATCATGTGTGGGTAAATA encodes:
- a CDS encoding SIS domain-containing protein, which translates into the protein MNSTKIVQEYLTQSLQAINALNIEQVTHAIQLIHEAWQNNRQIIIFGNGGSALTASHYITDWNKSAILTHSKKFRGVCLNDNMGLITAYSNDISYEKVFSEQLKNVLEPKDLVIAISGSGNSPNILNAINYANENGGTTLGICGFNGGKLKQLAQHHVWVNINDMQIVEDLHLTFGHLVMKTLCQK